One part of the Bdellovibrio sp. KM01 genome encodes these proteins:
- a CDS encoding RNA methyltransferase — MSLSVQDKKSLDEIHKLFIELEKSSGDFSFDALKLSELKKKIAALSASENGDVSRLAASEAHLHGKMTLKHFVAYGIPFERILHRNLQDDDFLIVENDKVATPQESLPLVFVLDNIRSAFNVGSIFRTAECLGAERILLCGYTPNPTQWKVGKTAMGTQEYMLWEEHTHLMDCLETLKEDGYRLVALETAASASDLYESFDTEPTAFILGNERFGLDPEILKVIDEVRVIPLRGRKNSLNVGVTAAVAGFEWMRQWRAKK, encoded by the coding sequence ATGAGTCTTTCTGTTCAGGATAAAAAATCCCTCGATGAAATTCACAAGCTTTTTATAGAGCTTGAAAAATCCTCGGGGGATTTTTCTTTTGATGCTTTAAAACTTTCTGAACTTAAAAAAAAGATCGCAGCTCTCTCTGCTAGCGAGAATGGTGACGTCAGCCGCCTGGCGGCTTCGGAAGCGCACCTTCATGGCAAAATGACTTTAAAGCATTTTGTGGCTTATGGGATACCCTTTGAACGTATTTTACATCGTAATCTGCAAGATGATGATTTCCTTATTGTTGAAAATGATAAGGTCGCCACTCCGCAGGAGTCCTTGCCGCTGGTCTTTGTCTTAGACAATATTCGCTCTGCTTTTAATGTGGGCTCAATATTTCGTACGGCAGAATGCCTGGGCGCTGAACGCATTTTACTTTGCGGTTACACTCCCAACCCTACACAGTGGAAGGTTGGGAAGACCGCGATGGGGACTCAAGAATACATGCTGTGGGAAGAGCACACCCACCTGATGGATTGCCTGGAAACTTTAAAAGAAGATGGCTATCGCCTGGTGGCGCTGGAAACGGCAGCCTCTGCTTCAGATCTATATGAGTCTTTCGATACGGAGCCAACGGCGTTCATTTTAGGAAATGAGCGCTTCGGTTTGGATCCGGAAATTTTAAAAGTCATCGATGAAGTTCGCGTGATTCCGCTTCGCGGGCGCAAAAATTCTTTAAATGTTGGCGTGACGGCCGCTGTGGCAGGCTTTGAATGGATGAGGCAATGGCGAGCGAAAAAATAG
- the metG gene encoding methionine--tRNA ligase, producing the protein MSSPRKILMTCALPYANGYIHLGHLVEYLQADFWARFQNMRGNECVFICADDTHGTPIMVKARELGITPEQLIANSFKEHTADFADFQVKFSHYGSTNAPENKALIEQFYGKFVEGGHTRTQAIQQLYCNHDKMFLPDRFVKGTCPKCGAKEQYGDSCDVCASTYSPSDMKDVHCSMCGTAPVLKGSESIFFKLNDFKDYLAEWIPKHSAPDIAKKMLEWFNEDLHDLDISRDEPYFGFPIPGTDGKKFFYVWVDAPMGYMSTTEIWAKNNGKTLKDIWQDPTREIYHFIGKDIARFHTIFWPAFLKAADFRSPNQVFVHGHLMVNGEKMSKSKGTFIAARTYLNHLNPEYLRFYYSTKLNSSVDDIDLNLEEFVNRVNSELVGKITNLGSRGGQMLKKKMDGKMSTPDTEGQKLIAHAQAKSEVIAGHYEARDFAKALAEIRTLADDANKYFDEKAPWKTLDADPVGTKQVITTTLNVFRMLAIYLKPVLPYYTEKVAKLLGEKEYVWNDVNTVLTNREIGDYEHLATRVEADKVKAMVEESRKINEEIQAAKKAASTAPAAAVSGGGKKAAATDADVKPGEIEFADFEKVELRVGLVVEAEEIKEADKLLKLKIDIGGGEIRQIISGIKAAYKAEQLIGRKLLVCVNLKPRKMKFGMSEGMVLAAGTGGSDLFMLSPDDGAQVGQRVK; encoded by the coding sequence ATGAGTTCCCCGCGTAAAATTTTGATGACCTGTGCCCTTCCCTACGCCAACGGCTACATTCACTTGGGCCACTTGGTGGAGTACTTGCAAGCTGACTTCTGGGCACGCTTTCAAAACATGCGCGGCAATGAATGCGTATTTATTTGCGCGGATGACACTCACGGAACTCCGATCATGGTTAAAGCCCGTGAATTGGGTATCACTCCTGAGCAGTTGATTGCGAATTCCTTTAAAGAGCACACCGCCGACTTTGCTGATTTTCAAGTGAAGTTCTCGCACTATGGCTCAACAAACGCGCCAGAGAACAAAGCTTTGATTGAGCAGTTCTATGGTAAATTTGTGGAAGGTGGTCACACCCGCACTCAGGCAATACAGCAGCTTTACTGCAATCACGATAAAATGTTTTTACCGGATCGCTTCGTTAAAGGGACATGCCCTAAGTGTGGCGCTAAGGAACAATATGGTGATTCTTGTGACGTGTGCGCTTCGACTTATTCACCGAGCGACATGAAAGATGTGCACTGCTCAATGTGCGGAACAGCTCCAGTACTTAAAGGTTCTGAGAGTATTTTCTTTAAACTTAATGACTTTAAAGATTATTTGGCTGAGTGGATTCCAAAGCACTCGGCACCTGATATTGCTAAAAAAATGCTGGAGTGGTTTAACGAAGATCTTCATGACCTGGATATCTCTCGTGATGAGCCGTATTTTGGATTTCCTATTCCAGGCACTGATGGCAAAAAGTTTTTCTATGTTTGGGTGGATGCTCCCATGGGCTATATGTCCACGACAGAAATCTGGGCTAAGAACAATGGCAAGACATTGAAAGATATCTGGCAGGATCCGACGCGTGAGATTTACCACTTTATCGGTAAAGACATCGCTCGCTTCCATACTATTTTCTGGCCAGCGTTTTTGAAGGCCGCTGACTTCCGTTCGCCAAACCAAGTGTTCGTTCATGGTCACTTGATGGTGAATGGCGAGAAAATGTCTAAATCAAAAGGGACATTTATAGCCGCTCGCACTTATCTGAATCACTTAAATCCGGAATATCTTCGTTTCTATTACTCGACGAAGCTTAATAGCTCAGTGGATGATATCGACTTGAATTTAGAAGAGTTCGTGAATCGCGTGAATTCTGAGCTTGTGGGTAAAATCACAAACTTGGGCTCTCGTGGTGGCCAGATGCTGAAAAAGAAAATGGACGGCAAAATGAGCACTCCCGATACTGAGGGGCAAAAGCTGATCGCTCATGCTCAAGCAAAATCGGAAGTGATTGCGGGCCATTATGAAGCTCGCGATTTCGCCAAAGCACTGGCTGAAATTCGTACTTTGGCTGACGATGCCAATAAGTACTTTGATGAGAAAGCACCGTGGAAAACATTGGATGCAGATCCAGTTGGCACAAAACAAGTTATCACGACGACTTTGAATGTTTTCAGAATGCTGGCGATTTACCTAAAACCGGTTCTTCCGTATTACACGGAAAAAGTGGCGAAACTTTTGGGTGAAAAAGAGTACGTTTGGAATGACGTGAATACTGTTCTTACGAATCGTGAGATTGGTGATTACGAGCATCTGGCAACCCGCGTGGAAGCTGACAAAGTGAAGGCGATGGTAGAAGAAAGCCGTAAGATCAATGAAGAAATTCAAGCGGCTAAGAAAGCGGCTTCCACAGCACCTGCTGCGGCAGTCTCTGGTGGTGGAAAGAAAGCTGCTGCGACAGATGCGGACGTGAAACCTGGAGAAATTGAGTTTGCTGACTTTGAAAAAGTGGAGCTTCGTGTAGGTTTGGTGGTTGAAGCCGAAGAGATCAAAGAAGCAGATAAACTTTTGAAATTGAAAATTGATATTGGTGGTGGTGAGATTCGTCAGATCATTTCTGGTATCAAGGCTGCTTACAAAGCTGAGCAATTGATCGGTCGCAAACTTTTGGTTTGTGTTAATTTGAAACCTCGTAAAATGAAATTCGGCATGTCTGAAGGCATGGTCTTGGCGGCGGGAACTGGTGGAAGCGATCTATTCATGCTGTCCCCGGATGACGGTGCCCAGGTCGGCCAAAGAGTGAAATAA
- a CDS encoding carbonic anhydrase: protein MFFRVTLLLAAISLSACSAFQGRRSLNQTETPPITSAAEDKTTAADKARAQELRDAVAAETAKQKQRTPEATVTAATAKAITKPTHDEHDHSEHHQVPAEHKPREAGPVTAEKSLGWLKNGNTRFIKGSVRKDGATAKDRARLATGQKPHAVILSCSDSRVPPEVIFDQKLGEIFVVRTAGEALDDNVVGSIEYAVDHLGSNLIVVMGHSSCGAVRAALASLDGADLGSPALNSLVADLKPHLQQYASKKPSEGVVEESTANVNGVAHDLLARSQILRDAVASGEVKIARALYHLETGKVEWQDK from the coding sequence ATGTTTTTTCGTGTGACTCTTTTACTGGCTGCAATCAGTTTGTCCGCGTGTTCGGCCTTTCAAGGTCGACGCTCTTTAAATCAAACAGAAACTCCACCGATAACTTCAGCTGCAGAAGACAAAACAACGGCCGCAGATAAAGCCCGCGCGCAAGAGCTTCGCGATGCTGTGGCTGCTGAAACTGCAAAACAAAAGCAAAGAACTCCGGAAGCCACAGTGACGGCAGCCACTGCCAAGGCAATCACGAAACCCACTCACGATGAGCACGATCACAGCGAACATCATCAGGTGCCGGCCGAACACAAACCTCGCGAAGCAGGCCCCGTCACGGCGGAAAAATCTTTGGGTTGGTTAAAAAACGGAAACACGCGCTTCATCAAAGGCAGTGTTCGTAAGGATGGCGCCACTGCCAAAGACCGCGCTCGACTGGCGACGGGGCAAAAACCCCACGCAGTTATTTTGTCCTGCAGTGACTCCCGCGTTCCACCAGAAGTTATATTTGACCAAAAATTGGGCGAAATATTTGTGGTGCGCACGGCTGGCGAAGCTTTGGATGATAATGTCGTGGGAAGTATTGAATACGCAGTGGATCACTTGGGGTCTAACCTGATTGTGGTCATGGGACATAGCTCCTGTGGGGCCGTTAGAGCGGCCTTAGCCTCTTTGGATGGAGCGGACCTTGGTAGCCCTGCATTAAATAGCTTGGTGGCGGATTTAAAGCCTCATTTACAGCAATATGCGAGCAAAAAACCTAGCGAAGGTGTCGTTGAGGAATCCACAGCCAACGTGAATGGCGTGGCCCACGATCTTTTGGCTCGATCTCAAATCTTGCGTGACGCTGTAGCCTCGGGTGAGGTAAAAATTGCTAGAGCCCTTTACCATCTCGAGACCGGGAAGGTGGAGTGGCAAGATAAGTAA
- a CDS encoding aminotransferase class IV, protein MSVALLTAEQARAKLADKNYPAQQTYLAMYSTWWDGIVTEPGMMVVPIDDHLVHRGDGVFEAIKVVNGRVFLYEEHLRRLENSAKLIGISLPMSLDKMKSIIAETVTAAGAKDALLRLYVSRGPGGFTTNPYDSISSQMYLVVTTLKLLPPEKYLQGVSIGKSAVPPKDPTLARIKSCNYLPNVLMKKESVDRGIDFTINVDEQGNFLEGSTENVVILDRDGFLVRPPLHQILKGTTMIRTFELAEKLVQSGKIKGIKERSFTEDDVQSAKEVMMIGTTLDVLPVTAYEGVKIGSGTQGPVAKELNELLREDMKSAVLI, encoded by the coding sequence ATGTCAGTTGCCTTACTTACAGCCGAACAAGCCCGCGCCAAGCTTGCGGATAAAAATTATCCCGCACAACAGACATATCTAGCCATGTACTCGACGTGGTGGGACGGCATCGTCACAGAGCCCGGAATGATGGTGGTGCCTATCGATGACCACTTGGTTCACAGGGGCGACGGAGTGTTTGAGGCCATCAAGGTCGTAAATGGTCGAGTCTTTTTATACGAAGAGCATTTGCGCCGCCTTGAAAATTCCGCAAAGCTCATTGGAATTAGTCTTCCAATGTCTCTCGATAAAATGAAATCCATTATTGCAGAAACTGTGACTGCTGCAGGTGCAAAGGATGCTCTTTTAAGATTGTATGTGTCCCGTGGTCCCGGTGGTTTCACAACGAACCCCTATGATTCCATCAGCTCCCAGATGTATCTGGTGGTGACGACGCTTAAATTGCTGCCGCCAGAGAAATACCTGCAAGGAGTGAGTATCGGTAAAAGCGCCGTTCCGCCCAAGGATCCGACTCTTGCAAGGATCAAATCCTGCAATTATCTTCCCAATGTTCTTATGAAAAAAGAAAGTGTCGACCGCGGAATTGATTTTACGATTAATGTGGATGAACAAGGGAATTTCCTTGAGGGGAGTACGGAAAACGTTGTCATCCTGGACCGTGACGGGTTTCTGGTACGGCCACCGCTACATCAAATTTTAAAAGGCACAACCATGATCCGCACATTTGAGCTTGCTGAAAAATTGGTACAGTCTGGAAAAATCAAAGGGATCAAGGAAAGAAGCTTCACCGAGGACGATGTGCAATCCGCAAAAGAAGTCATGATGATTGGAACAACTCTTGATGTCTTGCCGGTGACGGCTTACGAGGGAGTAAAAATCGGTTCCGGCACTCAAGGTCCTGTGGCCAAGGAACTGAACGAGCTATTGCGCGAAGATATGAAGAGCGCGGTCTTAATATAA
- a CDS encoding rod shape-determining protein, producing the protein MFSWLFKDEAGTAADLYVDLGTANTLIAARGKGIILNEPSLIAYQQTSPGRKRVIAVGTDAKEKLSNNPGNIFAQKPIRDGVIADFETTEVMLKHFLSQPGVKSAFSRPRIVVSLPYGVTEVEKKAVIESCKAAGAKEVFLIDEPMAAAIGSGLNVKSAEGNMIIDMGGGTTEVAVIALADIVYCEAARVGGHKIDDAIIDYFKRYKKLHINDQTAEYLKVTIGTAVPKKDIKMATITGRDADTGMNKTIEVSSEDVGLAMNSCIQEVINAIHKALEHTPPELVSDIIERGVVLAGGGALIRDFDLRIQNEVRLSVRVAENPLTAIAMGGEAVLSDPELLDKIQLEV; encoded by the coding sequence ATGTTTTCATGGTTGTTTAAAGACGAAGCCGGTACTGCCGCAGACCTGTACGTAGATTTGGGAACTGCAAATACTTTGATCGCGGCTCGCGGCAAAGGAATTATCCTGAACGAACCTTCCTTGATTGCTTACCAACAAACCAGCCCGGGTCGCAAACGTGTGATCGCGGTGGGGACTGATGCGAAAGAAAAGCTGAGCAATAATCCAGGAAATATTTTTGCGCAAAAACCAATTCGTGACGGAGTCATTGCCGACTTTGAAACGACGGAAGTGATGCTTAAGCATTTCTTAAGCCAGCCAGGCGTAAAGTCAGCCTTCTCTCGTCCTCGCATCGTGGTTTCATTGCCGTACGGCGTGACCGAAGTTGAAAAGAAAGCCGTTATTGAATCTTGCAAAGCAGCAGGTGCCAAAGAAGTATTTTTGATTGATGAGCCGATGGCTGCGGCTATTGGATCAGGTCTGAATGTGAAATCCGCTGAGGGCAATATGATCATCGACATGGGTGGCGGCACGACGGAAGTTGCAGTTATCGCTCTTGCCGACATCGTATATTGCGAAGCGGCTCGCGTGGGTGGTCACAAAATTGATGATGCGATTATCGATTATTTCAAACGCTACAAAAAATTACACATCAACGATCAGACTGCTGAATATTTAAAAGTGACTATTGGAACCGCGGTTCCGAAAAAAGATATCAAAATGGCGACTATCACGGGTCGCGATGCAGATACCGGCATGAATAAAACGATTGAAGTGAGCTCTGAAGACGTGGGCCTGGCGATGAATTCTTGCATTCAAGAAGTCATCAATGCCATTCACAAAGCCCTGGAACACACTCCGCCGGAATTGGTATCTGATATCATCGAACGTGGCGTTGTCCTTGCGGGTGGTGGTGCCTTGATTCGTGATTTTGATTTGCGTATTCAAAATGAAGTGCGCTTATCTGTTCGCGTGGCGGAAAACCCACTGACTGCGATCGCTATGGGTGGCGAAGCTGTGCTTTCTGATCCTGAACTTTTAGATAAGATTCAGTTGGAAGTTTAG
- a CDS encoding glycosyltransferase family 2 protein: MTKLPISLVVIALNEEAHIDRCIRSVPFADDVVVVDSFSTDCTVEIAEKAGARVFQEKWRGFGPQKAFAAAQAKNHWILSLDADEALSPELASEIVAQFASLDPEAGYLFPRKSFHMGRWIMHGGWYPDFQLRLFNKAQSRWNSANVHEKVEVKTVLKMKAPLLHYVFDDLSDQVVTNDRYSSLGARELQAKGYSFSYLKMVFKPFGKFVETYFVKAGFMDGLPGFVIAIGAAYSLFLKYVKLWELERVKENN; this comes from the coding sequence GTGACAAAACTTCCTATTTCCCTTGTTGTGATTGCCTTGAACGAAGAAGCTCATATCGACCGCTGTATTCGTTCCGTTCCCTTTGCTGATGACGTTGTTGTCGTGGATAGCTTTTCGACGGATTGCACTGTGGAGATTGCTGAAAAAGCGGGCGCCCGTGTTTTCCAAGAAAAATGGCGCGGATTTGGGCCCCAGAAAGCTTTTGCAGCCGCCCAGGCTAAGAACCATTGGATTTTGTCATTGGATGCTGATGAAGCGCTCAGTCCTGAGCTTGCCTCTGAAATCGTGGCTCAGTTTGCGTCCTTAGACCCCGAGGCTGGCTACCTGTTTCCACGCAAATCATTTCATATGGGGCGTTGGATAATGCATGGAGGTTGGTATCCTGACTTCCAGCTGCGCCTGTTTAACAAAGCCCAAAGTCGTTGGAATTCCGCAAACGTACATGAAAAGGTCGAAGTAAAAACTGTGCTTAAGATGAAGGCTCCGCTGCTTCACTACGTCTTTGATGATCTCAGTGATCAGGTCGTGACCAATGATCGCTATTCCAGCTTAGGGGCTCGCGAGCTTCAAGCCAAAGGCTATAGCTTCTCATATCTGAAGATGGTCTTTAAGCCCTTCGGAAAATTTGTGGAAACTTACTTCGTTAAAGCCGGCTTTATGGACGGGCTTCCGGGATTTGTTATCGCTATCGGGGCGGCTTATTCGCTATTCTTGAAGTATGTAAAACTCTGGGAGCTTGAGCGTGTTAAAGAGAATAATTAA
- a CDS encoding BON domain-containing protein, which translates to MKRFLIFAALFLTLGAQANAVPEGSVQDPEESAVETLEISDAIRALLKNDSTLSASAQNVGIFEKHNCIILKGSVKSAEEQTKIGKIAEEASPGMKIINDTKVR; encoded by the coding sequence ATGAAAAGATTTTTGATATTTGCGGCTCTGTTTCTAACATTGGGTGCCCAAGCGAACGCTGTCCCAGAGGGCTCGGTCCAGGATCCGGAAGAATCAGCAGTAGAAACATTGGAAATCAGTGATGCGATCCGCGCTCTTCTCAAGAATGATTCCACTCTCTCAGCAAGCGCTCAAAACGTCGGTATTTTCGAAAAACACAATTGCATCATTCTAAAAGGCTCTGTGAAATCTGCGGAAGAGCAAACCAAGATTGGTAAAATCGCCGAAGAGGCGAGCCCCGGCATGAAAATCATCAATGACACGAAAGTTCGCTAA
- a CDS encoding AbrB/MazE/SpoVT family DNA-binding domain-containing protein: MSKTAATSKASRKNQTTIPARVRKALRIAKGDTLLWTINGDEVSIKIIGKVNVDWTKTSEMSLLEWTDKDEEVSL; this comes from the coding sequence ATGAGCAAAACAGCTGCCACTTCCAAAGCCTCTAGGAAAAATCAAACCACTATTCCAGCTCGAGTGCGTAAGGCCTTAAGGATCGCCAAAGGTGACACCCTTCTTTGGACGATCAATGGAGATGAAGTGTCGATCAAAATCATCGGCAAGGTGAATGTCGATTGGACTAAAACCTCTGAGATGTCACTTCTCGAGTGGACCGATAAAGACGAAGAAGTCAGCCTCTAA
- a CDS encoding alpha/beta hydrolase — translation MVFFKQEKLIFFPSPVPEDFNFPFNISFEEIYIKSDDDRVHSLLLKTAQPRGVIVYFHGNAGALDGWGEVGQTLCLQTGFDVWMIDYPGYGKSSGAITSQAQLLRIAEATLAQAKERYQTQNIVLFGRSLGSGLAVYLGSDPRVKALILETPYLSLTAMAKSRFPLLPTFLMKYPMQSSEWITKVSAPVLILHGNEDEVIPFTQGKKLSEISKKAVFVEINRGHHNDLEEFPKFWDSIKGFLNQHTGNKDVR, via the coding sequence TTGGTTTTTTTCAAACAAGAAAAATTGATCTTCTTTCCCTCCCCCGTACCTGAGGACTTCAATTTTCCCTTTAACATTTCATTCGAAGAAATTTATATCAAATCTGATGATGATCGTGTTCACAGTTTGCTATTGAAAACTGCACAACCTCGCGGGGTGATCGTTTATTTTCATGGCAATGCCGGAGCCTTGGACGGCTGGGGCGAGGTGGGACAGACGCTGTGTCTGCAAACTGGCTTTGACGTGTGGATGATCGATTATCCTGGCTATGGCAAAAGTTCTGGCGCAATCACTTCGCAAGCACAGCTTTTAAGAATTGCAGAGGCGACTTTGGCACAAGCTAAAGAAAGATATCAGACTCAAAATATCGTTCTGTTTGGACGATCTTTGGGTTCAGGTCTGGCCGTTTATTTAGGAAGTGATCCCCGAGTGAAAGCTTTAATTCTGGAAACACCTTACTTAAGTTTAACTGCGATGGCGAAGAGTCGATTTCCACTGCTCCCCACTTTTCTTATGAAATATCCCATGCAAAGTTCTGAGTGGATTACGAAAGTCTCTGCGCCTGTTTTAATTCTTCATGGAAATGAGGATGAGGTGATACCATTCACTCAAGGAAAAAAACTTTCAGAAATTTCGAAGAAGGCCGTGTTCGTTGAAATCAATCGCGGCCATCACAATGATCTGGAGGAGTTTCCGAAGTTCTGGGATTCTATAAAAGGATTTCTGAATCAACACACTGGAAACAAGGACGTTCGCTGA
- a CDS encoding helix-turn-helix transcriptional regulator, translated as MSQKDVADYLGYKNGQFISNWERDKSQPPIPVLKDLAKLFQIPEETIFNVVLEQHLREIAVQLHKDLVGDTKKPEDIILEQKLVNPTDK; from the coding sequence TTGTCTCAAAAAGATGTTGCGGACTATTTGGGTTATAAAAATGGACAGTTCATCTCGAACTGGGAACGTGACAAATCTCAACCGCCAATTCCTGTGTTAAAAGATCTTGCTAAGCTTTTTCAAATTCCTGAAGAGACAATCTTTAACGTCGTTTTAGAACAGCATCTAAGAGAGATCGCGGTCCAACTCCATAAAGATCTAGTGGGCGACACTAAAAAGCCCGAAGATATTATTTTGGAACAAAAGCTAGTGAATCCAACAGACAAATAA
- a CDS encoding iron-containing redox enzyme family protein has protein sequence MKSNEFNEKAHAKVNELCKTIEALPWENVRFYNSWCAQTHNFVGHTSIFLNLCNERLPKDHPLKAQFEHHIEEEVGHEKMSENDLKFMHAEGTKVFEVTKAFWKTQYYWIKEVGPTAHLGYSLLLEGLAAKSGPGILKRVKAAGIQGYTFLKVHAEEDTEHFNDALKAVAKVSDKEREHIYQNLCEGMDMYLRIMNECVRESVQLAS, from the coding sequence ATGAAATCAAACGAGTTTAATGAAAAAGCCCACGCAAAAGTAAATGAGCTTTGCAAAACTATCGAAGCGCTTCCCTGGGAAAACGTCAGATTTTATAATTCCTGGTGCGCGCAAACTCACAATTTCGTGGGACACACATCGATCTTTCTAAATCTTTGCAATGAAAGACTGCCAAAGGATCATCCTTTGAAAGCTCAATTCGAACATCATATCGAAGAAGAGGTCGGTCATGAAAAGATGAGCGAAAATGATCTAAAATTCATGCATGCAGAAGGCACGAAAGTATTTGAGGTCACAAAAGCTTTTTGGAAAACTCAATACTACTGGATTAAAGAAGTCGGCCCAACGGCCCACTTGGGTTACTCGCTTTTGTTGGAAGGCTTAGCAGCTAAATCCGGTCCAGGAATTTTAAAGCGTGTTAAAGCCGCGGGTATCCAAGGTTACACCTTCCTTAAAGTCCACGCAGAAGAGGACACAGAACATTTCAATGATGCATTAAAAGCCGTTGCAAAAGTTTCTGATAAAGAGCGCGAGCACATTTATCAAAATCTTTGTGAAGGTATGGATATGTATCTCAGAATTATGAATGAATGTGTGCGTGAGTCAGTGCAGTTAGCATCGTAA